Proteins from a genomic interval of Bdellovibrionales bacterium:
- a CDS encoding ATP-binding protein has protein sequence MSLILEDEKNFRRDRLSKSLTRRAKFRHQADFEDWDMSFDRGLTKVKLKELSVLSFLKNKENLIILGRTGEGKTHLAITLGRKICQENLSVSFLPVNLMFEEVLAARSSGKMIGFLTRLNSTQVLILDDFGLRQYSHEEANVLVELLEARARKGPVIVTSQIDPKGWFKLFEDPVIAEAIVDRMINPSQRINLKGVLPRKTKSASQRKITCGNLLARLFSSSVAAGWVNSPNRVGQ, from the coding sequence TTGTCCCTCATCCTCGAGGATGAGAAAAACTTCAGACGAGATCGTCTATCAAAATCTCTTACCAGACGAGCGAAGTTCAGACACCAGGCGGACTTCGAAGATTGGGACATGAGTTTTGACAGGGGACTGACAAAAGTAAAACTCAAGGAGCTTTCGGTTCTATCATTTTTAAAAAATAAAGAGAACTTGATCATTCTGGGTCGCACTGGCGAAGGCAAGACCCATTTGGCAATCACACTCGGGAGAAAGATTTGCCAAGAAAACTTGTCAGTGTCTTTTTTACCCGTAAACCTCATGTTTGAAGAAGTTCTCGCAGCCAGAAGCTCGGGCAAGATGATTGGATTTCTCACCAGACTCAATTCCACACAAGTGCTTATCCTCGATGATTTTGGACTCAGGCAATATTCGCATGAAGAAGCCAATGTACTTGTTGAACTTCTCGAAGCGCGGGCCAGAAAAGGACCTGTCATCGTCACATCCCAGATTGATCCCAAGGGTTGGTTCAAGCTCTTCGAAGACCCAGTCATTGCCGAAGCCATCGTGGATAGAATGATCAACCCCAGCCAGAGAATAAATCTCAAGGGGGTCTTACCGCGAAAAACTAAATCAGCTTCCCAGAGGAAAATAACTTGTGGAAATCTGCTAGCTCGTTTATTTAGCAGTTCTGTCGCCGCCGGGTGGGTCAATTCACCGAATCGGGTGGGTCAATAA